One Fusarium poae strain DAOMC 252244 chromosome 4, whole genome shotgun sequence DNA window includes the following coding sequences:
- a CDS encoding hypothetical protein (TransMembrane:12 (i61-85o114-136i190-209o221-239i294-317o329-346i747-773o793-816i870-890o896-916i977-998o1004-1022i)) encodes MATNNEPITEKPTNPSSGPQNQSAQHSKEDEVQATAKTRPERTANFKDYIRIFSYATKWDFVAYAAGFFASIGAGITLPLMNVVFGQFVGNFTDYFLPGSTTSQSEFNSSVDKLALYMFFLFLGRFLLNAVNKFVFRMIGIRLSSAIRLHYLKSLFGQSIHVLDSMPPGYATGTITSTANVLQLGISEKLGIFVEYNSTIVAALIVAFVKNWSLTLVTSSIILYLFLVLGVFLPMILKVNALITKSEGRAGAVASEALASVRMVAACGAESRISKKYAAFVEETRQHGKLLSPLIGGQLGFVFFGLYAGFALCFWYGAKSYSEGRLDNVGDVLVVLLSVMIVVLSLERTSTPLLAVGKATVAACEFFVVIDAPQPEKGHLKEPEVSSTQDIVLEGVTFAYPSRPHVKILDDLDLRIEAGKINAIVGPSGSGKSTIVGLIQRWYTLQDQHVLAKVIEKEKKGGKKNKKEESEEDEDIATPVEAEPEETGPPVEVRGRITTDDQLLDDIELKWWRSQIGLVQQEPFLFNDTIYKNVAYGLIGTPWADESEDKKRELVKDACREAFADEFIDRLPDGLDTRVGDTGSKLSGGQRQRLAIARSIVRKPSILILDEATSAIDVRGERIVQAALDRVAKNRTTITIAHRLSTIKKADRIIVLKKGKVVESGTHDSLIAVDGGVYSGLVHAQSLSLGEPTESGYESVEPEDKPTLANVQSVAVSEVDMIADVVKGKKGSPFTSFGRLFLESKNIYPAFALTLFAGACVGSGVPLQAWIFGKIIVSFNYIAADSDLSESKFWALMFVVLAVGIGVSYFVVIFVATRMSATIRAKYQQQYFDAVMFQKTSFFDNEDHSHGTMTSRLGTDPKQLEEMMGLNMASVFVALFNVIGAVTIAFAHTWKLAVVSCCVVLPVMIISAYWRFKYELAFEKMNNDVFAESSKFASESIGAFRTVTSLTLEDSICLRYQNLLDEHVVSAYKKARWVSILFGFSDSASMACQALNFWWGGRLLSRYEIGLVAFFVCFMAITNGSEAAGQALGFGPNAALSSAAADRILKMRESRPQDKVSTSQEIPDTDGGMSIELDNIHFKYPTRSTPVFKGLSLKIEKGQFAALVGASGCGKTSIVSLMERFYDLDKGRILLNGKDATDINVFEYRKYFSLVAQEATLFQGTLRENILLGVDPSSVTDEQLHQACRDASIHDFIVSLPEGYNTGVGSRGVSLSGGQKQRVAIARALIRDPKVLLLDEATSSLDSESEKLVQAAFERAKEGRTMLVVAHRLATVQNADVIFVLGDGQLLEQGNHVELLKKRGVYWHMCQSQALDR; translated from the exons ATGGCTACAAATAATGAGCCTATAACTGAGAAGCCTACAAATCCTTCGTCTGGTCCTCAAAATCAATCAGCACAGCATTCCAAAGAAGATGAAGTGCAGGCAACAGCAAAGACAAGACCTGAAAGGACAGCCAATTTCAAAGACTACATC CGAATCTTCTCCTACGCAACAAAATGGGATTTCGTTGCATATGCTGCAGGCTTCTTTGCCAGCATTGGCGCAGGAATT ACACTGCCACTAATGAATGTAGTTTTTG GCCAATTCGTAGGTAACTTCACCGACTACTTCCTCCCAGGGAGCACAACCTCGCAAAGTGAATTCAACAGCAGCGTTGATAAGTTGGCGTTGTACATGTTCTTTCTATTCTTGGGACGTTTTCTTCTTAATGCTGTCAACAAGTTCGTGTTTCGCATGATAGGCATCAGGTTGTCTTCTGCCATAAGACTTCACTACCTCAAGTCACTCTTCGGCCAGTCTATTCACGTTCTCGATTCAATGCCTCCAGGCTACGCCACTGGCACCATTACATCCACCGCCAATGTCCTACAGCTGGGAATATCAGAGAAGTTGGGAATCTTTGTCGAATACAATTCAACCATCGTCGCTGCGCTCATTGTGGCCTTTGTAAAGAACTGGTCCCTCACTCTTGTTACATCTTCGATCATCCTGTACCTTTTTCTCGTTCTGGGTGTATTCCTACCCATGATCCTCAAGGTCAATGCTCTTATCACAAAG TCCGAGGGCAGAGCTGGTGCGGTTGCCAGTGAAGCTCTGGCGAGTGTCAGAATGGTAGCAGCTTGTGGCGCGGAATCACGCATCTCCAAGAAATACGCTGCTTTTGTGGAGGAGACGAGACAGCATGGTAAACTTCTATCTCCTCTTATTGGAGGCCAACTTGGTTTTGTG TTCTTCGGTTTATATGCTGGGTTCGCGCTCTGCTTTTGGTATGGTGCAAAGTCATACTCTGAAGGTAGGCTGGATAATGTTGGAGACGTCCTCGT CGTACTGCTCTCGGTAATGATCGTTGTGCTTTCATTGGAGCGTACATCTACACCACTTCTTGCTGTTGGAAAAGCCACTGTTGCGGCTTGCGAGTTTTTCGTCGTCATAGACGCACCACAGCCGGAAAAAGGGCACTTGAAGGAGCCTGAAGTTTCATCGACACAGGATATCGTTCTTGAAGGTGTCACGTTCGCATACCCCAGCCGACCCCACGTGAAAATCTTGGACGATCTCGACCTGCGCATCGAAGCTGGAAAGATCAACGCCATTGTTGGTCCATCTGGATCAGGTAAGAGTACGATTGTTGGGTTGATCCAGAGGTGGTATACTCTACAGGACCAGCATGTCCTGGCCAAGGTTATcgaaaaggagaagaaaggcggaaagaagaacaaaaaggAGGAGAgtgaggaggatgaagatatTGCAACCCCAGTTGAAGCAGAACCTGAAGAAACAGGCCCCCCTGTCGAAGTTCGCGGACGCATCACCACGGATGACCAGCTCTTGGATGACATTGAACTCAAATGGTGGAGATCGCAAATCGGGCTTGTGCAACAGGAGCCATTCCTTTTCAACGACACGATTTATAAGAACGTTGCTTATGGTTTAATTGGAACGCCATGGGCAGATGAATCTGAGGATAAAAAGAGGGAGTTGGTGAAGGACGCTTGTCGAGAAGCCTTTGCCGATGAGTTCATTGATAGGTTGCCCGATGGACTCGATACGCGGGTAGGAGATACCGGTAGCAAGCTCTCTGGTGGCCAGAGACAGCGGCTGGCTATTGCTCGATCTATTGTACGAAAACCCAGTATCCTGATCCTGGACGAGGCTACAAGCGCTATTGACGTACGGGGTGAACGCATCGTTCAAGCAGCACTTGACAGAGTCGCCAAGAACCGAACTACTATCACTATAGCACATCGCCTTTCCACAATCAAGAAAGCAGATCGAATTATCGTGTTGAAAAAGGGTAAGGTTGTGGAATCAGGAACACATGATAGCCTAATCGCTGTTGATGGCGGTGTTTATTCTGGTCTTGTCCACGCACAGTCGCTTTCGCTTGGGGAGCCTACTGAGTCTGGTTATGAGTCCGTTGAGCCTGAGGATAAGCCAACGCTTGCCAACGTCCAGAGCGTCGCAGTTTCAGAGGTTGACATGATCGCCGATGTCGtcaaaggaaagaaagggaGCCCTTTTACGAGTTTCGGTCGTTTATTCCTCGAAAGCAAAAACATATACCCGGCCTTTGCCCTGACTCTTTTCGCCGGCGCTTGTGTCGGATCCGGGGTACCATTGCAAGCCTGGATCTTTGGAAAAATAATTGTCTCATTTAACTATATCGCAGCTGATTCGGATCTATCTGAAAGCAAATTCTGGGCTCTGATGTTCGTTGTCCTGGCAGTAGGTATCGGAGTCAGTTACTTTGTCGTAATCTTTGTGGCAACTCGCATGTCAGCAACCATCCGAGCCAAGTATCAGCAACAGTATTTTGACGCTGTTATGTTTCAGAAGACATCGTTTTTTGATAACGAAGACCATTCTCATGGAACAATGACATCAAGACTGGGAACAGACCCAAAACAGTTGGAAGAGATGATGGGACTCAACATGGCGAGTGTCTTTGTTGCACTCTTCAATGTTATAGGGGCTGTCACTATCGCCTTTGCACACACCTGGAAACTAGCAGTTGTTTCATGTTGCGTTGTCTTGCCTGTCATGATCATCTCGGCTTATTGGCGCTTCAAATACGAATTGGCGTTTGAAAAGATGAACAACGACGTCTTTGCTGAAAGCTCAAAATTTGCGTCGGAATCGATTGGAGCCTTCAGGACTGTCACTTCTCTGACACTGGAGGACTCGATTTGTCTACGATATCAGAACCTGCTTGATGAGCATGTTGTCTCTGCATACAAGAAGGCCAGGTGGGTGAGTATACTCTTTGGGTTTTCTGACAGCGCCAGCATGGCATGTCAAGCGCTCAACTTTTGGTGGGGAGGTCGTCTGCTCTCTAGATATGAGATTGGTCTTGTTGCGTTTTTCGTCTGTTTCATGGCAATCACCAATGGCAGCGAGGCAGCCGGTCAAGCTCTCGGATTCGGTCCCAACGCCGCCCTTAGTTCAGCTGCCGCTGATCGTATCCTGAAGATGAGAGAAAGTCGACCTCAAGATAAGGTGTCTACCTCGCAAGAGATCCCCGATACTGATGGCGGAATGTCAATCGAATTGGACAACATCCACTTCAAGTACCCAACTAGAAGCACGCCTGTGTTCAAAGGACTGAGCCTCAAGATTGAAAAGGGACAATTTGCAGCTCTTGTTGGAGCATCTGGATGTGGTAAAACATCCATTGTGTCACTGATGGAGAGATTCTACGACCTAGATAAGGGCCGAATCCTACTGAATGGAAAGGACGCGACCGATATTAATGTGTTTGAGTACCGGAAGTACTTTTCCCTCGTTGCTCAGGAAGCTACCCTGTTTCAGGGTACTCTCAGAGAAAACATTCTACTTGGCGTCGACCCCTCGTCAGTCACAGATGAACAGTTACACCAAGCCTGCCGTGATGCTTCAATCCACGACTTCATCGTTTCTCTGCCAGAGGGTTATAATACCGGCGTCGGAAGCCGCGGTGTTTCACTTTCAGGTGGCCAGAAGCAACGTGTAGCAATCGCTCGTGCTCTTATTCGCGACCCCAAAGTCCTTCTGCTCGACGAAGCCACAAGTTCACTCGATTCAGAAAGCGAGAAGTTAGTGCAGGCGGCATTTGAAAGAGCTAAAGAGGGACGGACAATGCTTGTGGTTGCACATCGACTGGCCACAGTACAGAATGCAGATGTCATTTTTGTATTAGGAGATGGCCAGCTGCTGGAACAAGGCAACCACGTAGAGTTGTTGAAGAAACGAGGCGTGTACTGGCATATG TGTCAAAGCCAAGCCCTGGATCGTTAG
- a CDS encoding hypothetical protein (MEROPS:MER0183709~TransMembrane:1 (o6-30i)): MAAQDTSATLVATTAIFSTVVFLFVARALLYPVQPKTIRNPLRLGVYDKTNADKVKNLVYQPDQFPGARDVETPYGSIRVYEFGPEDGEKVLFVHGISTPCITLAPIALALSKRGYRVMLFDLFGRGFSDGVADIPHDARLYVSQMLLVLASSPLSWTGPNAFRLVGYSLGGGIAIHFANAFPNIVRDLVLLAPAGLIRAASFGRVSRFLFVSGLVPERILAVATRRRLQKPIAASARPSSMAPVESVTTPPLNVVEAEVNPVSGKAVTPLEKRVMEYVRWQVTHHQGFVPAFMSSIRFAPLMEQHDAWAKLACRAPGTTAILLARSDEIINPDDYRRDALSLVGGEQHVRWRVLPGSHDFVMTNPQDILREIQDMWETRA, from the exons ATGGCGGCTCAAGATACTTCAGCAACTCTTGTGGCGACAACGGCTATCTTCTCGACAGTTGTGTTTCTTTTCGTCGCTCGCGCGCTCCTCTATCCCGTCCAGCCAAAGACGATTCGCAACCCACTCAGATTGGGCGTCTATGACAAGACCAATGCTGATAAGGTCAAGAATCTCGTATATCAACCTGACCAGTTTCCAGGTGCTCGAGATGTTGAGACTCCG TATGGAAGCATTCGGGTCTACGAGTTTGGCCCTGAGGATGGCGAAAAGGTCCTTTTTGTCCATGGTATCAGCACGCCCTGCATTACTCTTGCTCCTATCGCCCTCGCCCTCTCCAAGCGAGGCTACCGAGTGATGCTCTTT GATCTATTTGGCCGTGGCTTCTCTGACGGTGTCGCTGATATTCCCCACGATGCCCGTCTCTACGTCTCTCAGATGCTCCTCGTTCTAGCTTCCAGCCCCCTCTCCTGGACAGGCCCGAATGCTTTCCGACTTGTTGGTTACTCTCTGGGAGGTGGTATTGCCATTCACTTTGCGAATGCCTTCCCAAACATCGTCCGTGATCTTGTCCTTCTCGCCCCGGCAGGACTTATCCGCGCCGCCTCCTTCGGCCGTGTCTCTCGTTTCCTCTTCGTCTCTGGCCTCGTCCCTGAGCGTATCTTGGCTGTAGCAACACGCCGTCGTCTTCAGAAACCCATCGCTGCGTCGGCAAGGCCGTCTTCTATGGCGCCCGTTGAATCTGTCACGACACCACCGCTTAACGTCGTCGAGGCGGAAGTGAACCCAGTATCTGGCAAAGCCGTTACGCCGTTAGAGAAGCGCGTCATGGAGTATGTGCGTTGGCAGGTTACTCATCACCAGGGTTTTGTACCAGCGTTCATGTCGAGTATTCGATTTGCGCCTCTCATGGAACAGCACGATGCTTGGGCCAAGCTGGCTTGTCGCGCTCCTGGCACTACAGCCATCCTTCTGGCCAGGTCTGACGAGATCATCAACCCAGATGATTATCGTCGAGATGCACTGTCTCTCGTTGGCGGCGAACAGCATGTGCGCTGGCGTGTTTTGCCAGGTAGCCATGATTTCGTCATGACCAACCCCCAAGACATTCTTAGAGAGATCCAAGACATGTGGGAAACAAGGGCATAA